Genomic window (Tamandua tetradactyla isolate mTamTet1 chromosome 3, mTamTet1.pri, whole genome shotgun sequence):
tttatttttttaaattttttattttttatatgggcaggcactgggaatcgaacccaggtcctctggcatggcaggcaagcattcttgcctgctgagccactgtggcctgccctcactttcttgatagtgtgttttgaagtgcagaagtttttaattttgatcaaggtcagtttatatatatgtatttttgctgtttgtgcttttggtgtctatcttaagaaaccattgccaaatctgaggtcatgaagatttacttccatattttcttctatgagttttatggttttggcCTTATGCTTAGGTCTTGCTTCATTTTGACTTCgcttttgtatatgatgtgagataagTATCCAATTCCATTCCTTTGCATGTGGCTTTCCAGTTGTGTTGACACCATTCCCCATCAACTGGCACCCTTGCTGAAAGCCAATTGACCATATTTTTATGGTTTAATTTCTTAATTCACCATTCAATTCCACTGATATGTATGTCTATCCATATCTCAGAATCACACTCTTGGATTACTGTAGCAAGTTTTGAAATCTTATAAAACTCCTATGCAAgtttgttttagctattctgggtcccttACATTTCTGTATGAATTTTAGGATGACTTTTCAATTTTCGCAAAAAAGGCAGCTGGGATTCTGATAGACagtgcattgactctgtagatcaatttggggagtattgccattttaatattaaatcctccactccatgaacatgggatgcctTTCTGTTTAttcagatctttatttctttcaacaatgttttatggttttcagAGTATAAGCTTTGCActtattttgctaaatttattcctaagtattttattctttttatgctGTTGGAAATGGAATTGTTACTTTGATTTCATTATCAGATTGCACATCACttgtatatgaaaataaaattgatttttgtactTTGCTCTTGTATCCTGCAAGCTTGCTGAGctcatttattaattacaaaagttTAGTGGATTCCTTAGGGTTTTCTATAGACAAGATCATGCTCCCTGTGAATAGAGATCACTTTACTTCTTATAATCTGaatgcttttatttcattttcttgtgggGGGGGCATTTTTACAGGCTCATTATACAGCTGGACACGGAGGGCTGGCTTCACAGAGCAGGCTGGGGCTCTGCCCACATAAAGCCATGGAGAGCCTGTAGGAGAGGGACAGGCCATAAAGGCCTCTCCCAGGAAGTTTAAGTCAGTGCATCTGCCTCCAAAACAGCATTTCTCCCTTCTGGCTTCATACAGCTACCTCAGACCCATAGTTCCAAAGACGAAGAAAACTTGCATGAAATGTGATGAACTGCGTGCAAACATGCTTATTGTAGGAAAATTTAAGATTGTCCCCTGACTCAGCTCCGGCTAACATAGAACTTCCCTCCACCCCAATTTTCTGCTTTTGTAACACTCAGAAATGTTGATGCTTAACGTGTGTCATgtctgtattttttcctttctgatttctccACGGTGTTGCAGCAGAAGCACACGCGGGAATTTGGAAGAGTCTTCAAGTCTCACTTTGGTCCTCAGTTTGTAGTATCTATTGCAGACCGTGATCTGGTGGCTCAAGTGCTGCGGGCAGAGGGGGTCGCGCCCCAGAGAGCCAACATGGGATCCTGGCGCGAGTACCGCGACCTGCGAGGCAGAGCCGCTGGGCTCATCTCCGCGTAAGTGTGGCCGCCGAGGTCGGGGCACCAACCTTCCCCCAAACCGCGGGGAACCCATGGGATCGTGTGAAGGGGACCGGTCCCAGGTCCTCTGCAGAGAGGTTTGATGACTGAGTCATGGGTAGGAGCTGTTGCTCAAGCAGGACGGTGTGGCTTTAGGTGTCCGTTCTGACGATCGAGGGACCAGAAGATCAGGAGCCCCCATCCCTGGACGGGCATGAGGGTGGTCCACTGTTTTAGGAGATCCTGGGGAATAATCCCCTACACAGGGGCTGAGAGCCTCTGGCACCCATCGCCATCTGATGGCATCCCCTTGTCCTGATAGACTGGGATGGTTGTTCCCAGGCGAAGTTCCCCAGGGACAAACCTTCCCAGAGTGAGCCCCACGTTCTCTGGGCTGGGAGGAGAGCACAGGATGTCTGCGCAGGCTCTTCACTTTGGAAATTCTACTTTCGTTCCTTTGATATacccatctctctttctctttcatccatctatccatccatccatccatccatcgatccatccatccatccatccatccatccatccatccatccatccatccatctacctacctacctacctacctacctatctatctatcatctctaTTTTGATCACTATCTAGGGTGGAAATACAACTATGAGTTTCTCaaacaaggtaaataaaaatgtGGTTGGATGTCCCTGGGTCCCTCACTTTCCACCCTGTGGGAGATAATTAAAGGTGTGAAAACAGTTCTTCCCTGCCTGTCAGGCCCTAGAGAGCAGTGAGTGAAGGCTCAGGCCAAAGCTCTCTGCTTCTTACTCTATGCCAGGTGAACTTGTCTGCTTCAGGGGTGGGGTCAGGAGCCCATGTGGGTGGTGCTGGTGGATGGAGcacagggaaagaaagaagggttCAGGGGTGCACAGGCGAGGAGACTGGCTGCCCCAAAAGCAGGCTGTCAGGCTGGAATTGAGTACAAGTGGTTTATTTGGGAGTGAGGAAGGAATGTCAGGTAAATCAATAAAGGGAATGTGGTTGGTGGACTTACAGAGGCTCAGCCCCTGCGGAACGCTGTGAGAAGCCTGGATAAGCCCTTGGGCTTTTCCAGAGTGTTCTCTCACCAGTTCCTGCCTTTCCTGGCTTCGAGGCTGTTAGTTCACAGGGCCCTCTCTGCAGGTAGGCTTAGGGAGTTAGCGACAGCTTCTCTATCCtgcctggggcagtggggggggggcacCCTCAACGAGCATCCAGGAGCCACAATTCACCAAGGTTCTTGTAGCGAGATGTAGTggctctgttttttctttaacatcaatacttaattcatttatatatagaacttttttttcttttgcttagcaGCATGGTCTTGTATCTCTTCGCTATAATATAATTCAAAGTTTTTCAAAGAAAACTATAACTTTTAATAAAGATGATTTCCAgtggtcattttttttcctcttaaaatctGCTTCTAGGGCAACACCTGAAACTAGAAAAGGCTCCTGAAGTGAAGTTAGTCCTTTCTCCTCAGCAAAGCAACCTTCCTGTTTTAATTCCATTTCAAATTGGCAGACTTCTGTTGCTTCTTTATTGCTGGGAATTttttcagtcattaaaaaaaaaagtctttcccaGAAAGTCAgtatcatctttcttttttggtatgctgtatggcagggtcacatttcattccttatccatgtgaatatcccattattgcagcaccatttgttgaatttttttgtttgtttttgatggtTTCTtctgtttgtctatttgtttgtttgggaagtacatgggctgggaatcgaaccccgacCTCCTCcatgcatgacaggtgagaattctaccactgaactaccctcgcacccccagaAAGTATCATCTTAGGATTCTTTGAAACGTATTTTCTTCTTCTAGGGAAGGTGAACAGTGGCTCAAGATGAGAAATGtattgaaacaaaaaattatgaacCCAAAAGATGTGGCCATTTTTTCTGGAGAAGTCAACCAGGTGATTGCTGATTTAATTAAAAGGATCTACGTCCTCAAGAGCCAGGCAGAAGATGGAGAAACTGTGACTAACGTCAATAaccttttcttcaaatattcaatGGAAGGTGAGGCCCCTGTTGTGGAGTCGAGAGGTGGAAAAGAGGAAGAATCGACAATTGACAGGAAATAGTAATTCATCGTTCATTAAATGTTGTGCCATGTACATATTTACCGCTCACAGTGCTACCATGAGCCAGTTGTATCACTCCTGTTTCCAGATAggaaactgagatgcagaaaTGAGCTTGTTCGAGGTTACCTTGTCCCCCATCTTTTTAGCAGCAGAAGCTTGGTCTCCACTGcaggactttttaaaaacattttttattgtgaaatataacgtatatgCCAAAAagggataaatttcaaagtacagtttaacaagtagatacagaggaaatttcaaagtatgatatctgttacagttccacaatttcagatacttccttctaactgttctaatatactagcgattaacaagaaatatcaaaatagtgattcagtagtcacaattatttgttaaatccatcttctctgttacaagtCCCCACTCTcatttgatccctctcccaatcttcagggttATTTGGGTAATGACCACTCTAAcctcttcatattgaaaagggttCTCGATATTACTGGCTAGGGGGAtgcaactagctgatgttcttggagagagcATGGTGCttttgggtttcagggcttatatgGCATAAGAACAATCCGGAagttttaactttctgaagaataaacttagtgagtgaaacttttatagagcctcggatagagccctgggtgttctttagagttttcaggaatactgttgattaGAGCTtgataccatggcaattagcaatatctagcggAAGCTTTGATGAAAGTaagctccagaatagcctctcaactctctttgaactctcttagccactaatactttattttgaCGCATTTCtgttccccgttttggtcaggaaggcattgtcaatcccacggtaccagggccaggttcatccctgggagtcatgtcccacgtcgccagggagcctttcacccctggatatcatgtcttACATTGGGTGTGGGTGGGAAGGGGAAtgttttccttgtagagttgggcttagagagagacaaatgtgggactttttttttctttcattataatagacatttttattatgtatttttcagACATACAGGAACTGAACAGCCATATGCATACCACTTAGATACAATAATCAACATTTTGCCATAAATGCATCatgatgcacacacacacacacatttacattttttcatattctttttgagAATTATCCACATGCATACAGTGTAATCGtgttatacaatcagtagctcacaatatcatcacataattgtgtattcttcaccatgatcctttttagaacattcgtatcactccagaaaaagaaataaaaagaaaaaaaaagaactcatacatcccctaccccttacctcttcctctcactgacccacagtattaaaatctattcaatttttaccctttatctcccccttttatttattttttatcattattattattatttttactcatctgatgAAAGTAAAAGgggcatcatacacaaggttttcacaatcacgcagttacattgtaaaagttatatagttgtCTTCAGggaccaaggctactggaacacagttcagcagtttcaggtacttccttccagctattccaatacaccataagctaaaaaggaatatctatctaTTGcaaaaaaataacctccaggataacctctcaactctgtttcaaatctctcagccactgaaactttgtctaatttctgtcttcccccttttggtcaagaaggctttctcaatcccatgatgccaggtcccagcttatccctgACCCTGGGAGTCAGgtaccatgttgccaggaagatttataccccaaagagatttacatccctgggagtcatgtcccatgtagtggggagggcactgtgttcacctgccaaatttgcttagagagagaggccacatttgagcaacaaaagagattctctggtaTAAGAGATTCTAGGTATAATCATAAGtaagtttagcttctcctttgcaggaataagtatcataggggtgaaccccaaaattgagggctcagcctattgaattggttgtccccactgcttgtgagactatcaggaattctccaaatggaaaagttgagtatttcctttctcccactcccccaaggggactttgcaaatacctttttattctctgcccaaattactctggaatatatcagggcatcgcACTAACCTGCAggaaccaacaagatttcacattcttttcaagattccatgtgattatggtgttcacaataaactgaccatgcaagttaaattagataatgtgctacccaaaatataaattttgctccgAATaagcatctttccctttggtctcacacagaggttgaagtttgaaaataaaagccatatcatcctttacccagtattctgatttaccttagtcctatccaaatcagctttgttcatatctctGCCTGAAGACTGATCCCCTTTTCAgcttttgaaaactgttgctgaatggggttctgctgactttcatagcttcagtgctctaactctgagtctcaggtgtcacataaatacctgaagtttcaaggaatgaccaggttataaacgaatagctcaggatctcagaatttagaaatatcagttacaactcctaaacataaatgactgctttaagagcttacaataaaggagcctttacaataggccccaatctgataacccatgctcccaacttcaattctctgagtttgtttgtatattatagttaattcatatgagtgaggtatgataatatttgtctttttatttctgacattttattcagcatattgtccttaaggttcattcacctagttgcaagaCTCACAACTTGATTCCTTCTTGCAGGACTCAAGAGTCTCTTGAATGCAAACACCACAGTTCCCGCTTCTAGTCCTTAGTCATTGTACCATTAGGTCACCTCCTTCTGCAGTGTTAAACACCAGTGAATGCAGGACTTTTTAACTCATGCCTCCATTTTTCTAATTGTTACACTCAGCTATCTCAGTGCATAGCACATTGTGTGCTAGCACAACTTTAAAAAGCTTTAAGTGTAGAGAACATTGATTGCAAAGtcattttgacatttaaaatttattttgaatgagCTATATGTTCCCTtgatttctagtttgctagctgcgggaatgcaacacaccagagatggattggcttttaataaaaggggatttatttagttagttcttcagaggaaaggcagctaactttcaactgaggttctttcttacacgggaaggcacagagtgatctctgctggcctctctgttccaacaactttccccagggtgattcctttctgcatctccaaaggcctggactgagctgtgagtgctgagatgaggtatgttgagctgcttgggctgtgctgcgttgagctctctcatttaagcaccagccaattaaatcaaacatcattcactacagcaggcacgcctcctagccgactgtagatgtaatcaggaacagatgaggttcacatgccattggcttatatccacagcaacaaaactaggcaccttcacctggccaagttgacacctgaatctaactaccacaccctgaTTTGAAAATCAAAACATATCAGACATACCAAAAATGTATTCAGAGAAAAATCTCCCTCCCTCCTGAACattatatgaatattctttttcatccttttaaaataaataacaacataTCTTGTGCTTTTTTTATCATTGTAAAAAGTTTTATGGTAGTAAGTATatgtaccataaaattcaccattttaaccgttttttttttccttttacatgggcaggtattgggacgcgaacctgggtctccggcatggcaggcgagaactctgccactgagccaccattgcctgccccattttaaccatttttaaatggacaaattgGGGGCATTAATTGAATTCACCATGTTGTACAACATCACCATTCttttcaaaacttttacaataccccaaacagaaactctgtatgcATTATGCTacacttgcttttttttctcatttaaaaatatatcctgaaCCTTCTGTcagctctttcattcttttttaaatgatttaccttacttcaaatttaattttaaagttacTTGTTTTTGAAGTtataatattaatattctataaaaATTGTAATGAAATCAACAGTGATGTGAACACGTTGGAAAATCCTGCTTGTCGCTAAGTCCTGGGGAGCATTTCCGCTGCCTCTTTAGCTCCCTGGGCCTCGGGATTCCCCTCTTGTAGGCCAGGAGGAGCCAGCTGTGGATTCCTTAAAGGTTGGGCAAGTGGGCAGACAGGTGACACGCCGTCATTCAGTGGGTGGTGGTTCTACCTCCTCCGTCCTCAAGATCCCGACCCACTACTGTAAGGAACAAGACAGGACGGCAGGGCTGGCTTGGAGGTTATCCAGGTCAGCTTCCTCCTCTCACCCGCCCTCCCGCGTTTTCACTTCAGACCAGAGAATAAATCCCATCCTGGCCTCCTCCTTTGTGACATTAGCTAACCAAGCTGCTTCAACCACCTGTGCCTTAGTATTTCCTGTTTAGAAAAGTTTTCTCTGTCTGTCCCCCTGGGTTGTGGAAGTAACTGCCATCTGCTGGCCTGAAACATACAGCACTCAGCCTTCTGTGGATGTGGCCTCAGACCGTGAGATCAGTGGTGCCTCACCCCGCCTAGAGTCAAAAAGCACCTGCactactttgtgtgtgtgtgtgtgtgtgtgtgtgtgtgtgtgtgtgtgtgtgtgtggcaggaggTTGGGGGGAAGGAGTTGGttgtcttttaaaaagttatttttaaaaattttatttttaacatacaacatgaagtttcccattttaactactttcataTGTACAAGTCGGTGATATTAATtccattcacagtattgtgctaccattacaaCCATTTgtgaccaaaacttttccattatcccaGTCAGAAACTGCATCCATTAAGCATTCACTCTCCGTCCCCCCACCCATCGTAACCTTTAATGTACTTTCTGGCTCTATAAATTTGCacattttagttatttcatttcagtggaaacatacggtttatccttttgtgtctgacttatttcatgcaacatgaggtcttcaaggtttgtccatgttcTCACATGAACCAGAATTGCGTTCCTTTTGGGGGCTGAGTAACACTGTTGTGTGTATGTGCTGTgctttgtttatgcattcatctgcTGACGGATGCATGGCTTGCTTCTGCCTTTTGGCATTTGCGAACCATGCCACAGTGAACCCCAGTGAACACGTATCTGCTTGTGCCCATGCTCCAGACACATGTTTGGAGAGTTACTTTTctggccacatattgtatgatgcTGCTGTAAATAAGCTAAAAGAAGAAGGTTCTAAAACTCCGTTTCCTCTCTAGGGGTGGCCGCCATCCTTTATGAGTGTCGTTTGGGCTGCCTGGGAAACCACGTGCCGCCCCTGACTGTGGAGTACATCGGGGCCCTGGAGCTCATGTTTAGCATGTTCAAGACCTCCATGTATGCAGGTGCCATCCCCAGGTGGCTCCGCGCCTTTGTCCCGAAACCCTGGCGAGAGTTCTGCAGGTCCTGGGACGGACTCTTCAAATTCAGTAAGAATTGACCTGCCTTTCCTGCCAGTCGGGTGCTTAACCATCATCCTGACAGGGAGTTAACATGGCAAGGAATGACCAGATAGGTTTAGGTGTTGTTGCTTGGATTTACGAACTCTCAGACTGGTTTGTCAAATAAGCAGAAGGCAGTTGGGTTGCCACTAGAAAGTCACAGGAgggagttttaattttaaaatgattgctAATTTTAATGAGCACGTGAGCAGTGACACATTCGAGTTAGGCATTGCCTTTGGGAGATGAGAGCTTCAGTCTGATAATCCCATCATTGTTTAAAATGCAGTAAGTTTCTGGCTCCGGCTACAATCCTTTGAAACATAACTATAATTCTCAATTGCAGTTTTCTGGGGAAAGACAGATTCATTGTTTCCTTCCTGGTGAGAACCAGCCAGGAGAAACCCTTCTTGTTTACGTTCAGTTTGAGACTACAAAGTAAGGAGATTGGTTTTCTTAAGTGGCTAAAATTTTTTACCATTAAAGcatttccaggaaaaaaagatcatatttccaaaatgtttataCCAATGATAACATTGAAAGAAGTTTCTCACGGTCTCTTTTGAAGGTCAGCATTCGTTTGGATATACAAGCTCTGATGTATAAAATATAGCTCTTAATGCATGGCCTTTTCCCACTACTCAGTTCATTCTCCTTTCTGGaaatatcatgaaaaaaaaatgaagctggttTCTTGTTCTCCTTATTATATAAATCGTTTCTACTGCTATTTTTTAGTTTGATTCATAAATAGATTATTTTCAAAACCTGTCCATTCATTTATACAACCTAGTACTCCTTGAAGTCCCaaagatgataaaatataaatctgGCTTTCAGTGAACCTCTGCCATCTATTGTTGACTTAGTTAAGTTATTGGGAGGACGATGAGGGggcttgagactaaaagaaagattATTCTCGACCAAGACTTCTTTCAAAAGAAATGCTGTTTCCAAACAGGCCAGATTCATGTTGACAGCAAGTTAAGGGCCATCCAGTCCCAACTGGAGCGAGGTGAGAGGGTGGCAGGGGGTCTTCTCACTCGCCTCTTCCTTGGCCGGGAGCTGACCCTGGAGGAGATCTACGCCAACATGACTGAGATGCTGCTAGCCGGAGTGGACACCGTGAGTTTGTGGGGTCTCTCGTTTCCTCCGTAATCCAAAGCACGGTTAAATTCCCAGGGCCTTGCCTGGTAATCAGATGGGAGTTGTCTACTTCTAAGGCAGATCCCACAATTAATGGACTGAAAGAGCTCTCAGTGTTTGCATGACTGAATGTTGGCTTCACTGATGAGGTCTCCAGGAGAAACTttgctttcttaaaaatatacGTAATGTAAAACTAAGGTGTGCAATGCATTCTGTAAAAAACATAACTATAAttatcacacatacacacaggcacacGCACACCTCGtgacaataattttaaaagtttaaaaatcattccTGACTTTTCATTTCTCGTTATGGAAATCTTTGAAGTTACGTTAAAATGTCGAGAATAGCCTggtgatcatttttttcttcctcattagagaagttgtggaagtttacagaacaatcatacctGAAATGCAGGATCCCCATCTACCACCCTTATTAATACCTAgcattggtgtggagcatttgttataatttatgaaagcacgtttttataattttacaattaaCTATACTACATGCTTTAACTTAggactctctgtttctgtagTGTAGTTTCAAGTACTTTTTAAGAAACAATTATTATGCTACCATGTAAACAATCTAATCGTTCCCCTTTTAAGCACATTCAGCtagatatttcagtgctgttaattagtGGGATCACCGGGCCATACGGtagctctatacttagcttcctgaggaactgccaaactgtcttccacagtggctgcaccattttacattcccaccagcaatgaatgagtgttcctatttctccatgtcctctccaacacttgtagtggccattctgtttttgttaatagcagtcattctagtggatgtgaaatgataatctcatggttttgatttgcattcccctaatagctagtgatgctgagcatcttttcatgtggtttttggccatttgtatttactcttcggAAAAATGTCTAGAAgtcttttgtgctttttttttttttgcatgggcaggcactgggaaacgaaccgttttgcactttttaaaattgggttgtgtgttttttattgtcaagttgtaggatttctttatatattctgaatattaaatgtttatcagaaatatggtttcaaatattttctcccattgagttggttgcctttcactttttaaacaaaatcctttgaagcacaaaaattttcactttacagagatcccatttattttttctttcattgcttgtgctttgggtgtaaggtctaagaaaccattacctacgAAAAGGtattgaagatgcttccttacattttcttgtaggagttttgTGGTcctgtctcttatatttaggtctttgatccattttgagtcattaaaaaaattttttttaaataaaatcaatcaacatacaatatgaacattctttttttatcacatagttgtatattcataatcatcatcatttcttagaacatttgcatcaattcagaaaaagaaataaaaagaaaactggaaaaaattcatacattccataccccttaaccctccctttcattatcactagcatgtcaatctactaaacttattttaacattttccccccattatttatttatttttaatccatatgttttacacatctgtccataaggtagataaaagaagcatcagacacagggttttcacaatcacacagtcacattgcaaaagctctatcattatacaatcatcttcaagaaacatggctactggaacacagctctacattttc
Coding sequences:
- the CYP27C1 gene encoding cytochrome P450 27C1, whose translation is MGSWREYRDLRGRAAGLISAEGEQWLKMRNVLKQKIMNPKDVAIFSGEVNQVIADLIKRIYVLKSQAEDGETVTNVNNLFFKYSMEGVAAILYECRLGCLGNHVPPLTVEYIGALELMFSMFKTSMYAGAIPRWLRAFVPKPWREFCRSWDGLFKFSQIHVDSKLRAIQSQLERGERVAGGLLTRLFLGRELTLEEIYANMTEMLLAGVDTTSFTLSWAVYLLARHPDVQQAVYQEIVKNLGERHVPTAADVPKVPLVRALLKETLRLFPVLPGNGRVTQEDLVIGGFLIPKGTQLALCHYTTSYDEENFPRAKEFLPERWLRRGSLHRVDNFGSIPFGYGVRSCIGRRIAELEIHLLVIQLLQHFEIKTSPQTKAVCAKTHGLLTPGGPIHVRFVNRK